From the Acidithiobacillus sp. genome, the window GATACGACTCATGCGAGGGAGAACGCAACGTTAATCACTATTCCCGGGACGGCAACCGGAGCGCTCTCTTGATTGCGGTAAGTGTCTGCTGCATCAACGCCATCGGCTCGGTACCCACCCCCGCATGAGTCACCCGGAAATCGAACCGGGCTTTATCGTCCTCCACGGCGACCGTCTGGAGTGGCTCGGTGATGCCGTTCTGGAATGGCTGCGCGAGCACCCGCTTCGGCCGCTGGAAGAGGAAATCTTTCTCGTCCAGAGCAACGGCGTTGCCGAATGGCTGCAATGGACCCTGGCAGCCCATGAGGGCATCTGTGCAGCGGTGCGCGTCGCGCTGCCGGGGCGTTTTCTCTGGGAAAGTTATGGACGGGTGCTGGGCACCGGCATCGTCTCGGCCCGCTCGCCCCTGGACAAGGCACCGCTCACCTGGCGACTGATGCGGCTCTTGCCGGAACTGCTGCCCCATGCCGACTTCGCCCCCTTGCGGCATTTTATCGGCCAGTCGCGGCGGTCGGGCGGCGCATTGGAGCGGCGCTGGCAAATGGCCGCGCAGATCGCCGATCTCTTCGACCAGTATCAGGTCTATCGTGGCGACTGGCTGGCGGACTGGGCCACAGACCAGCCCCTGCTGCGGCGGGGCGACGGCGAGCGGGTGACACTGCCCGCCGACCAGCGCTGGCAACCCCGGCTCTGGCAGGCGTTACGGCAGGACCTGCAAAGCCGCGGGCAGAATCAGGCCCTGGGCCGGGCACAAGTGCACGAACAGTTCCTCGCCGCTCTGAATACCGGGCACCCCCCCACAACGCCATTGCCCCGCCGTGTCATTCTCTTCGGGGCGGCCACCCTGCCGGAACAGAGTCTGGCCGCGCTGACCGCGCTGGGCCTACAGATGCAGGTAATCCTTGCGGTGCCCAACCCCTGCCGCTACCACTGGGCCGACATCGTCTCGGGACGGGAATTGCTCAGGCGCGAACGCCGTCGTCAGTCCCCAAGCAGCGGCCACGATCTCTGCGCCACCGCAGCAGAAGACCTACATCAGTTCGGCCATCCCCTACTCGCGGCCTGGGGCCGTCAGGGCCGGGATTTTCTCAATCTGCTGGACCAGTTCGATGAAACAGCAGCATTGCAGCAGCAGATGGACATCCCGCGCATCGACCTCTTCAGCGAAGATCAGGGCGAAACCCTCCTACGCCAGTTGCAGGTACAAATCCGCGACCTGGAAGGTATCCGCCCGGAAACCTGCAGGCCGGTACCCGACGATGATCACTCCGTGGTCTTTCATATCGCTCACAGTGCCCTGCGAGAGGTCCAGATTCTTCACGATCAACTGCTGGACCGCTTCGCCATTGGCAAGCTGCAGCCCCGCGACGTGATCGTCATGGTACCGGAGATCGGCAGCTTTGCGCCCCTCATCCGCGCCACTTTCGATCAATATGACCGAGAGGACAGGCGTTACATTCCCTACCACATTGTCGACTTGCAAGCCCGCGACGAACAGCCCCTGCTGCAGGCCCTGGACTGGCTGCTACGCCTGCCCGAGCAGCGCTGCCGGCAGAGCGAAATCCGCGACCTCCTCAACTGCCCCGCCCTGCGCCAGCGCTTTGGTCTGGAACTGGAGGACCTGCCCATCGTGCAACACTGGCTGGCTGACGCCGGCTGGCGCTGGGGGCTCTCGGCAGAGCACCGCACCGCCTTGGGCATGCCCCATTGCGGTCCCCAGAACAGCGGCGACTTCGCCCTGCAACGCCTCTGCCTCGGCTATGCCAACGGCGATGACAGCCATTTCGCCGGCATCGAGTCCTACGGCGAGGTGGGTGGGCTGGACGCCGCGCTCCTCGGCCCTCTCAACCAATTGCTGGAAAAGCTGGAGCACTGGCAACACGTTTTGGCTGAATCCCTGATGCCGGAGCACTGGGGTGAAACAGCCCGCACCCTGCTCACAGACTTTTTCAGCGCCAGCGATGATGACGACGAAGCCCTCCTGCAAAATCTGGAGGAGACCTTGCGCCAATGGCAGACGGACTGCGCGGCGGCAGATTTTAACGAAGCGCTCCCCCTCGCCGTGTTTCGCGGTGCCTGGCTGGAGATGCTGGATGCGCCGGATCTGGGGCGCAGTTTTCTTGGCGGCGGTGTCACCTTCTGCACTCTCCTGCCCATGCGCGCCGTACCTTACCCACTGGTCTGCCTGCTCGGCATGAACGAGGGCGATTACCCTCGGCGCAGCCCC encodes:
- the recC gene encoding exodeoxyribonuclease V subunit gamma; the encoded protein is MSHPEIEPGFIVLHGDRLEWLGDAVLEWLREHPLRPLEEEIFLVQSNGVAEWLQWTLAAHEGICAAVRVALPGRFLWESYGRVLGTGIVSARSPLDKAPLTWRLMRLLPELLPHADFAPLRHFIGQSRRSGGALERRWQMAAQIADLFDQYQVYRGDWLADWATDQPLLRRGDGERVTLPADQRWQPRLWQALRQDLQSRGQNQALGRAQVHEQFLAALNTGHPPTTPLPRRVILFGAATLPEQSLAALTALGLQMQVILAVPNPCRYHWADIVSGRELLRRERRRQSPSSGHDLCATAAEDLHQFGHPLLAAWGRQGRDFLNLLDQFDETAALQQQMDIPRIDLFSEDQGETLLRQLQVQIRDLEGIRPETCRPVPDDDHSVVFHIAHSALREVQILHDQLLDRFAIGKLQPRDVIVMVPEIGSFAPLIRATFDQYDREDRRYIPYHIVDLQARDEQPLLQALDWLLRLPEQRCRQSEIRDLLNCPALRQRFGLELEDLPIVQHWLADAGWRWGLSAEHRTALGMPHCGPQNSGDFALQRLCLGYANGDDSHFAGIESYGEVGGLDAALLGPLNQLLEKLEHWQHVLAESLMPEHWGETARTLLTDFFSASDDDDEALLQNLEETLRQWQTDCAAADFNEALPLAVFRGAWLEMLDAPDLGRSFLGGGVTFCTLLPMRAVPYPLVCLLGMNEGDYPRRSPRPDFDLMALPGMARPGDRSRRDDDRYLMLEALLATRQQLYISWAGRDQRNNHEQAPSLLVAQLRDAIGDGWPLFLEKCTFMHPLQPFSLEYLLGKPGLHTWAREWYPSPHPTLEDTALPNPAELTPRSIRELLEFFRLPARAFYRQRLRTHFNEENLTEEDDEPFTLDSLETYYLLEDLLSAAKKNGPDRIVEKVQAQQRSGRYPLAGMAVRTATTLLDDVTPVLTAWQGISAEWTAAPQRRAITYAHGQILLEDWLPALHQNNAGDLAFVQLRASRLLNKDSKKPEGDKLAALWLQQLLADAVGLRCGGIFVGRDILIRAAPLPLHAIAALDDLLDIWQEGLCQPLPVTLKTALVSLQGKNPALIYDGNDRLTGEVQKDLSLFRDYPNFAALSSARTGPQRRGFAEYAAVLYRPFADWLETLEWQAHS